In Kytococcus sedentarius DSM 20547, the sequence GCGGGGTGCTGCAGATCTCGGTCACCCGACGCCTGGCGCGGCGGCCCTGACGGGCCCGGCCACACGCTGGGTCTGCTGCCGAGAATAACAGGTACACGACGTTCCGTATATGGTCATTTCCGGCTACAGTGACGCGCATGGAGACCCTGCCGCACGGCGCCGCGCGCCGGATCGACGGACGGACCACACGGTGGGACGCCCACCGGGCGCGACGCCGGGCCGAGCTGACCCAGGCGGCCCTGCGCGCACTGCGCCGGCACGGTCCCGGCATCGGCATGGAGGAGATCGCCGCGGAGGCCTGCACCTCCCGCACCGTGCTCTACCGGCACCTCGGTGACCGGGCCGGCGCCTGGCGCGCCGTCATCGAGTCCGTCGACGCCCTGGTCTGGGGCGACATGGCCGCCGCCACCGAGGCCGCCGGCACCCAGCGGAGCCCGCGGACGGTGATCGCGGCCATCACCGACTCCTACCTGGCCCTCGTGGAGCGGGACCCCGAGATCTACCGCTTCGTCGTGACCCGTCCGCTCAACGACACCGACGGGGACGACCCCGTGGCCGGCATGTCGAGCCGCATGGGCGAACGCCTCACCCCGGTGATGGAGCACCTGCTGCGGACCGCCGCACGCGCCGGCGGGGCAGCCGGGGCGGCGTCCGTGACCAGCGAGACCGCGCGCACCCTGGCCCACGGGCTGGTGGGCCTGGTGCGCTTCGTCTGCGAGGACTGGGTCTCCCGCCACGACCGCCCGCCCCGTGAGCAGCTGGTGAACGAGGTGGCCGAGCTCTTCGGCGCGCGCTTCGACGCGATCGCCGCCGGGCCCGCCACGCCCCGTGCCGCCCAGCCGGGCCCCCAGGACACACCCTGCACGCACCCCACCCCAGGAGCGACCCGATGACCACCACGCCGACCCCCGAGCTCACCGCCGCGATCACCGCCTGCCTCGACGGGCACTGGGCCGGCACCCGCCAGCGCATCCGCGCCGAGGTGGACCCGCACACGGTGCTCCTCCCGGCCGAGGGATCGCTGGAGGACAAGCGGGCTGCCACCACCGCGGCCCTCCTGCAGCTGGCCGAGCAAGACCTCGCCGGCATGGGCTACGCCGAGACCGGTGGCGCCCGCAACGACGTCGGCGGCACCGTCGTCGCCTTCGAGACGATCGCGGCCCTGGACCTCTCGCTCACGGTGAAGATGGGCGTCCAGTTCGGACTGTTCGGTGGCGCGATCTCCAACCTGGGCAACCCCGAGCAGCACGCCGCCTGGCTGCCGTTGACCGGGAGCGGCGAGCTGCTGGGCTGCTTCGCGATGACGGAGGTGGGCCACGGCTCGGACGTGCAGTCCCTGGAGACCACGGCCACCTACGACGCGGCCACCGGCGAGTTCGTCATCGACTCCCCCACCCGCTCGTCCACGAAGACCTACATCGGCAACGCCGCCCGCGACGGGCAGATGGCCGTCGTCTTCGCGCAGCTCATCACCCCCGACGACGACTCGCTGCCGGACGGCATCGAGGACGACGACCCGACGCACCGGGGCATCCACGCCCTGGTGGTGCCAATCCGCGACGAGGCCGGCCAGCCGATGCCGGGCGTCACCCTCGGCGACAACGGCGCCAAGGGCGGCCTGCCGGGCGTGGACAACGGCACCATCAGCTTCGACGCGGTCCGCGTGCCGCGCGGCAACCTGCTGGACCGCTTCGGCGCCGTGGACGCCCAGGGGGTCTACAGCTCCCCCATCGACTCCCCCGGGCGGCGCTTCTTCACGATGCTGGGCACGCTCGTGCGTGGGCGTGTGAGCGTCGGTGGCGGGGCGAGCTCGGCCGCCCGGGCGGGGCTCACCATCGCCACCCGATACGCCGCGCAGCGCTCGCAGTTCGACGGGCCCGACGGCGAGGTGACCCTGCTGGACTACCGGGCGCACCAGCGCAAGCTGCTGCCCGCCATCGCCCGCAGCTACGCCTTCGCGTTCGCGCAGAACGAGCTGGTGGAGACCCTCGACGAGATCCAGACCGCGGACCCCGCCGACCGCGACGAGCGTGCCCAGCGCGAGCTGGAGTCTCGCGCCGCGGGGCTGAAGGCGGTGCAGACCGAGGAGGCCAACCGGGTGCTGCAGCTCTGCCGCGAGGCGTGCGGCGGCGCGGGCTACATGGCCACCTCCGGCCTGACCCAGCGGCGCATGGACGCCGACGTGTTCGCCACCTTCGAGGGCGACAACACGGTGCTGCTGCAGCTGGTGGCCAAGGGCCTGCTGACCAACTACTCCAAGGCCATCGGCTCGCTGAACATGACCGGCATGCTGCGCTTCGGCGCCACCCAGTTCTCCGGGGTGGTCATCGAGCGCACCGCGGCCAAGGGGTTCGTGAACCGGCTCGTGGAGGCCGCCCGCCGCCGCGACACCGAGGACGTGGTGATGGACCGCGCGTGGCAGGTGGAGTGCTTCGAGTTCCGGGAGAAGCACCTGCTGGAGACCGCTGCGCAGCGGATGCGGCGTGCGGACCGCGGCACCGAGGCCGAGCAGTTCGCCGCGTTCAACGACGTGCAGGACCACCTGCTGCTGGCGGCGCGCGCCCACATCGACCGGGTGGTGCTGGAGGCCTTCGCCCAGCAGGTCGAGGAGTGCGAGGACCCGGCACTGACCGAGCTGCTCGACCAGGTGTGCGACCTGTACGCCCTGTCGGTGATCGAGGAGAACGCCGCCTGGTTCCTGGAGCACGAGCACATGCGCCCGGCGAAGTCGAAGTCCGTCACGTCCACGATCAACGCCCTGTGCGCCGACCTGCGCCCGCACGCGGTGACCCTGGTGGACGCCTTCGCGATCCCGGACGCCTGGCTGGCCAGCACCCTGCTCGACGGGCAGGACGACGCGGGGCTCGTGCGGGAGGACTGAGCCGCGGGAGCACTCAGGCCGCGGGATGCGGGGCCGCGGGCGACCGAGGTCGAGCGACCACAGCGGCCGCAGCGACGGGGCGGGGCCCGGAGGACGTTCCTCCGGGCCCCGCCCTCTGCGTGACCGGCGTCTTGGCGCTCAGCCACCGGCGTGGCGCTCCCGCACCGCGCAGAGCCCGTCCTCCAGGGAGGTGCCGCGGTTCCACGGCATCAGGGCCAGCGCACCCGCCATCGGGCAGGCGCCGGTGGCTCCGGAGGTGGCCAGGCCGGCCCCGACGCCGGCGGCGGCCCACTTCACGGCCGGGACGCGCGTGGAGGCCACGACGGCCGTCAGCACCATGGCGCCGGCCACGAAACGCACCTGCCGCTGCATGTCCCACACGCCGGTGCCGGTGCCCTCGCGGGTCTCGCCGCCGGCCTGCTCCCAGGCGACCATCCCGCCCTCGAGCACGGCCGGGGCGCTCGCTGCGGGCAGGTGGCCGCGCAGCGCCTCGGCAGCAGAGCGGGCGCGGTTGCCCGAGCGGCAGATGACGACGACCTCGCCACAGGCCGACAGCTCGCGGGCCACGCGCGCAGGGTCCTCCTGGATGCGGTGCAGCGGCAGCAGGACCGCGCCGGGGACGTGGCCGGCCCCGAACTCACCGTCGGTGCGCACGTCGAGCAGCAGCGGGGTCTGCCCGCCGGCGTCGAGGGCGCGGCGCAGGTCGGCCACGGAGCGGATGCCGGGGGTGCCGGACTCCTGACCGCTGGTCGACTCGGTGGTGGGCGCGAGGTTGGTCATGGTGGTCATGGGTTCTCCTTGCAGGTGTGGACAGAAGGGTGTTCGTTGGGACGGGGTGGCCGGCGTGCTCAGGCCAGGGCGGTCTCGAGCAGCGTGACCGCGGCGACGACCACCAGCAGCACGCTGAAGGCCGCCTGCAGGCGGTGGGCCGGCAGGGCGGCGCCGATGCGGCCACCGACGACGCTGGCCACCATCGCCGTGGCGGTGAAGGCCAGCGTGATCGGCCAGTCCAGCGCCAGCCCCCCGTCGAACGCACGGACGGCCAGGGCCGAGGCGGCGCTGATGAGGATGACCAGCAGCGAGGTGCCGACGGCACGTCCCATGGGCAGGCCGAGCACCAGGGCCAGGGCCGGCACGACGGCGAATCCGCCCCCGACGCCGAAGAAGCCGGTGAGGAAGCCGACCGCCGAGGCCGCGAGCACCACGGGCAGCACGCGCGCGGTGTCCACCCTCAACGGGCGGAAGGAGACCAGCGCCCGGCGGGTGCTCACCGCATCGGACTGGCCGGCCCGCTGCCGACGTCGGCCGGCGGCCGCCCGCCGCCACATGAGGGCTGCGACGACGAGGAGCAGCAGCCCGAAGGCCGTCAGCAGCGCCGCCTCGGGGACGGTGCGGGAGGCCACGGCACCGGCGGCGGACCCCGCGATGCCGAGCACGCCGAAGACGATGCCCTCGCCCCAGACGACCCGGCCGCCGCGGGAGTGCTGGGCGATGCCGACGAGGCTGGTGAGCCCGACGATCACCAACGAGGTGGTGGTCGCCTGGTGCGGGTCCTGCCCCAGCAGGTAGATCAGGGCCGGGATGGCGATGATCGCCCCGCCGCCCCCCATCGACCCCATGAGGAGGCCGACGAGGGCGCCGACGCCGAGGACGATGGCCCAAGTCACGGGGTAATGGCCAGACCGCTGTTGGCCGCGTTGTCGAAGCCGTCGTCGATGGCGACGACCCGGTGACCGGCGCGGGCCAGGAGGGAGGCCGCCACCGAGGCGCGGAAGCCGCCGGCGCAGTGCACCCACAGCTCGGCCCGCGGGTCGAGCCCCGCGACGAGCTCGCCCTGGCGCAGGTCGCCCATCTGGGTCAGCGGCAGGTTCACCGCGCCCTCGAGGTGGCCGTCCTCCCACTCCGCGCGCTGGCGGACGTCGACGATCGTCACCTCCCGGTGGTGCCGGACGTCGCGCAGCTGGGCGAAGGTCGCCTGCGGGAAGCTCTGGACGGCCCGGTCGGTCCAGTCGGACGGCGAGCCCGTGGCGTGACCGGCGAGGGTCTCCTCGATGCCGATGCGGGAGAGCTCGCGCACCGCCTCGTCCACCTGGTCGGCGTCCTGGCCGAGGAGCACCAGCGGGGTCTCCCACGGGATCAGCCAGCCGAGGTAGGTGGCGAACTGGCCCTCCAGGTCGATGCTGATGGTGCCCTCGACATGCCCCTCGGCGAAGGCCCGGCGGCTGCGGAGGTCCACCACCCAGTGCCCGGCGGCCAGTGCGTCGGCGATGACCTCCCGGTCCGCGACGGCCGGGCGCTCCAGCACGGCGGCCGAGGGACCGGAGGCGTTGGCGGGGGCCATGTGCCGATAGTAGGCCGGGTAGGCGGCCAGGCCCTCGTACAGCTCGGCGAGCCACTGGTCGCGCTCCTGGTGCATCACCGGGTTCTGCTGGCGCTCGGCCCCGATGGTGGAGCTGTCGCCGGCGGTCTGCGTGGCCGAGCAGAAGCTGCCGAAGCCGTGGGTGGGCATGATGCGCGTCTCGTCCGGCAGCTCCCGGGCCAGCCGGTGGGCGGAGTCGTACTGGTGGTGGGCGAGCGCCTCGGTGTGGTCGGGGCCCAGCAGGTCCGGGCGGCCGGTGGAGCCGAAGAGCAGGGAGCCGCCGGTGAACACGGCCGGCTCGGACCCGTCGGCGGGGGTCACGACGTAGGACAGGTGGGTGAAGGTGTGGCCCGGGGTGGACAGGGCGCGCACGGTGAGGCTGCCCACGGCGAACTCCTCGCCGTCACGGATGCCGTGGCGCTCGAAGGACACCTCGTCCTCGGCGTTGACGTAGTAGGTGGCACCGACCTGCTGGGCCAGCGCGTGCCCGCCGGTGACGTAGTCGTTGTGGATGTGGGTCTCGGCGACGGCGGTGATCGTCACCCCGGCACGCTCGGCCGCCTCCAGCACGCGGTCGATGTCGCGCTGCGGGTCGACGACCAGGGCCTCCCGGTCGTCGTGGACCAGGTAGCTGCGGTCGCCCAGGGACGGGGTCTCGATGATCTCGATCTGCATGGTCTGGGTCTCCTCCCGAGGGGTCATGGCCGGAAGAGTAATACCCCCCGGGGTACCTCCGCAAACATAGGGGTGGGGGTATAGGATGTGGTCTTGGTGACAGCCGGTGACAGCAGGAGCCCGGCCCGTCAGGCCCCACCCCCCAACCACCCCACCAGGAGGTTCCCGTGCACCTGCCCCCCGAGGAGACCGCCCCCGTCCTCAACCGCCTGCGTCGCGCCCGCGGCCAGCTCGATGCCGTGATCCGGATGCTGGAGGAGGAGCAGGACTGCCGTGCCGTCATGACCCAGCTGGCCGCTGCCTCGAAGGCCGTCGACCGCGCAGGCTTCACCCTCGTGGCCACCGGGATGCGCCACTGCCTCGTGGAGGAGGACCGGGAGAACCGGGAGGACGCGACGGGCGCCGACGGCGGAGCCGACGACCCGAACCGCCTCACCCTGGCGCAGATGGAGAAGCTCTTCCTGACCCTCACCTGAGGTGCCGGACACGACGAAGGGGCCCACCCGCATCGAGTGCAGGTGGGCCCCTTCGGTCACGCGGGCGGGAGGTGCTCAGGCCCCCAGCGCGGTGCGCACGGCACCGATGATCGCGTCGATGTCCTCCTCGCTGGAGGTCAGCGGCGGGGCCAGGCGGATGGTGGAACCGTGGGTGTCCTTGGCCAGGACGCCGGCCTCCATGAGCTTCTCGCAGGCCTCGCGCCCGGTCATGAGCTCGGGGTCGATGTCGAGCCCCGCCCACAGGCCGCGGGTGCGAACGGCCACCAGGCCCTTGCCCATGAGCGACTCGAGGCCCTCGGCCAGCTGCTTGCCGCGCTCCTGGGCGGCCTTCTGGTGCTCGCCGGTGGCCAGCATCTTCACGACCTCGTGGCCGACGGCGGCCGCGAGCGGGTTGCCACCGAAGGTGGAGCCGTGGGTGCCCTTGGTGATCACGTTCATGATGTCGGCGTTCGCCACCACCGCGGAGACCGGCACGATGCCGCCGCCGAGCGCCTTGCCCAGGGTGTAGACGTCGGCCTCGACACCCTCGTACTGGCAGGCCAGCGTGGTGCCGGTGCGGCCCAGGCCGGACTGGATCTCGTCGGCGATCATCAGCACGTTGTTCTCGCGGGTGATCTCGCGCACCTCGGCCAGGTAGCCCTCCGGCGGGATCACGACGCCGCCCTCACCCTGGATGGGCTCGAGCATCACGGCGACGGTGTCCGGGGTGATGGCATCGCGGATGGCCTGCGCGTTGCCGTACTCCACGATCTCGAAGCCGGGCGCGTACGGGCCGAAGCCGCCGCGGGCCTCCTCGTCGGTGGAGAAGCTGATGATGGTGGAGGTGCGGCCGTGGAAGTTGCCGTCCATCACGATGATGTGCTGCTTGCCGTTCTCGACGCCCTTGACGTCGGCGCCCCACTTGCGGGCGATCTTGAGGGCGGTCTCCACGGCCTCGGCACCGGTGTTCATCGGCAGCACCATGTCCTTGCCGATGAGGGCGGCCAGGTCACGCACGAACGGGCCGAGCCGGTCGGAGTGGAAGGCGCGGGAGGTCAGCGTCATCGTGCCGAGCTGTGCGCGCGCCGCCTCGACGAGGCGCTCGTTGCCGTGGCCGAAGTTCAGCGCGGAGTACCCAGCCAACGCGTCGATGTAGGTCTTGCCCGCCACGTCGGTGACCTGGGCGTTGTGCCCCTCGGCCAGCACGACGGGCAGCGGACCGTAGTTGTGAGCCGCGTGCTCGTCCTCGAGGCCGATGTACCACTGCGGGTCGTTCGAGTTCTGGTCGTCGGGCAGGTCCACGGGAGTCACAGTCTGGGTCATCCTTCCCACGGTAGTCCTGCCGGTGATCCTGCGGCCAACCCACCCCCGGACCGGACGGTCTGCGGCCCGGGGCACGAGGCTCGGTCAGGTCTCCAGCGCGACCCCCGTGCGGTCCGGCAGCAGCGTCGTCGCCAGGGCCGCCAGGCAGAAGGCCACGGCGAACACCGCGAAGACTCCCGCCGCCCCGATGCCCGGCAGCAGGACGGGCACCAGCAGCGGGGCGATGATGCTGGCGATGCGGCCGAAACCCGCCGCCGCCCCGGCACCGGACCCCCGCAGGCGGGTGGGGTAGATCTCCGGGGTGACCGCGTAGAGCGCACCCCAGGCGCCGAGGTTGAAGAAGGACAGCGCCGCACCGGTGGCCAACAGCACCGGCAGCGAGTCCGCCATGCCGAACAGGACCGCCGAGGCCGCGGAGCCGGCCAGGAAGGTGGCCAGGGTCGCGCGGCGCCCCCAGACCTCGATGAGCACGGCCGCCAGCAGGTAGCCCGGCAGCTGGGCCAGCGTCATGATCAGGACGTACCCGAAGGACTGCACGATGTCGAAGCCGCGGTCCACGAGCAGGGTCGGCAGCCAGATGAAGGCGCCGTAGTACGAGAAGTTGACCAGGAACCAGATGGCCCAGATGCCCACCGTGCGGCGCGCGAACCGACCGGACCACAGGCCCTCGGTGACCCGGTTCGCGCGGCGGGTGCTCCCCGCATCGGCGGGGGCGCGCGGGGTGGGCGGGGCGTCGGGTGCGGCGGGGTCGGCGGGCGCGGTGTGGGTGGGCGCCGCGTCCTCGAAGCGGCGGACGACCCGTTCGGCCTCAGCGCTACGCCCCTGGGAGGCGAGCCAGAGCGGCGACTCGGGCAGACCCCATCGGATGACGGCCGCGTAGAGGGCAGGCACCACACCCAGGGCGAGGGCCCAGCGCCACCCGAAGTCCGGCACGACGAAGTAGCCGATGGCCGCGGCGAGGATCCAGCCCACGGCCCAGAAGGACTCCAGGGCGACCACCATGCGGCCCCGGATACGGGTGGGGGACAGCTCCGAGACGAGCGTCGAGGCCACCGGGAGCTCCGCCCCCAGCCCCAGCCCCACCAGGAAGCGGAAGGCGAGCAGCGCCCCCAGCGACCAGGCCAGGGCGCTGGCGCCGGTGGCCAGGCCGTAGACCAGCAGGGTCGCCGCGAAGACGTTGCGGCGCCCGAAGCGGTCGGCCAGCAGCCCGCCGAAGGTTGCACCGATCGCCATGCCGAGGAAGCCGATGGAGGCCACCCAGGAGAGCTCGGTCTTGCCCAGCCCCCACTCCGCGGCCAGGGCGGCCATCACGAACGAGATGAGGCCCACGTCCATGGCGTCCAGGGCCCAGCCGACCCCGGACCCGGTGATGAGCTTGCGGTGCTGGGCGTTGAAGCGCAGCCCGCCCAAGCGCTGGCCCAGGTCAGCTGCCTGGGTGGCGTTTTGGTCGGGGGTCTGCAGCCCTCCCGCGGGTCGCCCGCCGGAGGGGGGAAGGGCAGGGCGCGACAACGTGGCCATGGCGCTCCTTTGCGCTGAGCTGCTGGGTCTTGCACCCCGGCCGGCCGACTGTCGGAACCGGGTACACGACGGGCCCCGGGGAGGATCCTCCCCGGGGCCCGGATGGTGGCAGGTGCAGGATTCGAACCTGCGTAGGCTTTCGCCGACGGATTTACAGTCCGCTTCCATTGGCCGCTCGGACAACCTGCCAAACTGCGGGGCGATACTAGCCCGAGCACCCGGGATGACCAAACCGGCGTCCCCCGACCGACAGGAGCTTCCCCATGGCCAGCGAATCGTCCTTCGACGTCGTCAGCAAGGTGGACCGCCAGGAGGTGGACAACGCCGTCAACCAGGCGGCCAAGGAGATCGGCACGCGATACGACTTCCGGAACGTCGGCGCCTCGGTGGAGCTGAACGGCGACAACCTGATGCTGAAGGCCAACACCGCCGAGCGCGTGCTGGCGGTGCTGGACGTGCTGCAGACCAAGCTCGTGAAGCGCGGGGTGTCCCTGAAGTCCGTGGACTTCGGCGAGGACTCCGAGCCCAAGCCCTCCGGCAAGGAGTACCGCCTGGAGGGGGTGCTCAAGGAGGGCCTCAGCCAGGAGAACGCCAAGAAGGTCACCAAGCTGATCCGCGACGAGTTCGGCAAGACCGTCAAGACGGTCATCCAGGGTGACGAGGTGCGTGTGAGCTCCAAGAGCCGCGACGACCTGCAGGCCGTCCAGCGGGCCCTGAAGGCCGCCGCCGACATCGACGCCGCCCTGAGCTTCACCAACTACAGGTGACGGGCGCGGGCGCCCGCTGACGCCCGCCCTGCGCACCCTCCCGGGCCGTGGTGGGGTCCTGCGCACCCTCCCGGGCCGTGGTCATGCCCCGTGCCGCTCCTGCGAGCGCAGCACCTCCGTCAGGACCGCCCGCTGGTCGACCATGCTGCGGCGCACCGCGGGCGAGACCGTGCCACCGGCCAGGACGGCGTCCACCGCGTCGGCCGTGGCCTGCGTGGGCACCGGCAGCGGGAACGCGAGCTGGGCCACACGGGCCAGCGCGTCCTCCCCGACCACGCCGGAGAGGGCCGGCACCTCCGTGAGGTAGCGCTCCACGTAGCCCGCGAGCACCTCCGGCTCGCCGGAGGACCAAAAGCCCTGTGCGAGGTTGTTCCGCTCATAGTTGCTGCGGCCGGACTCCCGGCCCGCAAGCTCCGCCCACGCCCAGGCCTTCGACTCCGCATCGGGCTGCGCGGCCCGCGCCATGAGCGCCGAGAGCTGCCCGGAGAGCGACGTGTCGTGCTGCGCCATGAGCTCCAGCTCGCCGTCCAGGGCCCCGAGCTGCGCCAGGCGCTTGACGGCCTGCCACCGGAAGTCGTCATCGGCCTCCAGGCCCTCGGGCAGGTCCTGCCCCCGCGCCCAGCGGCGCAGCTCCTCGGCATCGGAGGAACAGCTGGCCACCACCCGGGCCCCGAGCCACGCGGTCGTCGTGCCCGGCTCGGCGGTGGCCGTGCGCTCCCGGCCCGCGGCCGCGAGCGCCTCGAGCAGACCCTCCCGCTCGGCGGCGGGGACCATGGTGCGCACGAAGCGTGCGGTGGAGGCACCGGCCGTGGCCAGGATCGAGGCGTCGGACTCCGCCGGGAAGGCCCGGGTGAAGGTCGCCACGAGCTCGCGCGGGTCGGTCTCCCCCTCGGCCACCGCATCGAAGAGGGCGGCCCACAACATCGCCCGCGTCACCGGCTCGTCCACCTGCGGCAGCTGAGCGGGCAGCGCGGCCAGGGACTCCGCATCGAGCACCGCCGTGGCCCAGGTGGTGTCGGCGGCGTTGGGGACCACCAGGCGCGGCACGGGGCGGCCCGCCAGCTCCGGCACCTCCACGCGGTCGGCGTCCAGCTCCAGCTCCACCTCCCAGGCGCGGTCGCCGTCGGTCCACCCCGCGATGGTGAGGGCGTGGGGGCGGTTCGCCGGCGCACCGGCGGCATCCTGCGGCTGGTCGCGCACGACCGTCGCCGTCTCGATGACCGGCACCCCGTCGGCGTCCTGCCGCGTGGTGAGCTCCACCGAGATCCGGTCGAGCCCCGCGGTCTCCAACCACGCCGCCGCCCAGCCCTGGACGTCACGACCGGACGCGCTCTCCATGGACCCCAGGAAGTCCGCCAGCGTGGCGTTGCCGTAGGCGTGCGTGGTGAGGTGGTCGCGCACGCCTGAGATGAAGTGCTCGTCCCCCATCCACTCGATGAGCTGCCGCAGCGCCGAGGCGCCCTTGGCGTAGCTGATGCCGTCGAAGTTCTGCAGCGCGGTGTCGCCGTCGTGCGCCGGGGCGCCGGCCACCGGGTGGGTGGAGGGCGAGCGCTCGGCGGCGTACCCCCACGGCTTGCGACCGACGCCGAAGTCCACCCAGGCCTCGGTGAACTCGGTGGCCGCGACGCACGCGCGGTGCGCCATGTACTCGGCGAACGACTCGTTGAGCCACAGGTCGTCCCACCAGACGGGGGTCACCAGGTCGCCGAACCACATGTGCGCCATCTCGTGGGCGATGGTGTTCGTGCGTGAGAGCAGGCCCTGCCGGGTGATCGCCCCCTGGAAGACGAACTGGTCCCGGAAGGTCACGCAGCCGGGGTTCTCCATGGCACCGGCGTTGAACTCCGGCACGAAGATCTGGTGGTACTCGCCGAACGGGTAGTCGATGCCGAAGAGCTCGTGGAAGTAGCTCATGCACTGGCGGGTGACCTCGAACATCTGCGGGGCCTGGGCCGCAAGCTCCTCGGCCAGCGAGGCCCGGGCGTGCAGCACCAGCGGCACCACCTGGCCGTCCGGGCCGCGCCAGGTGTCGCGCTGCTGCACGTACGGCCCGGCGCACACGGTGACGAAGTAGGTGGACAGCGGCTTGGTGGTGGCCAGGCGCCACTGCCCGTCACCCTCGTGGACCGGGTCGCCGTTGCCGGTGACGACCCACTCCCGGGGCGCGGTGACCGTCACCGTGTAGGGCGCCTTGAGGTCCGGCTGGTCGAAGCAGGCGAAGACCTTGGGCGCGGCGTCCAGGAAGAGGTGCCCGTAGACGTACTCCCGGTGGTCCTCGGGGTCCACCGACCGGTGCAGCCCCTGGCCGTCGTTGGAGAAGGGCATGGTGGCGCGCACGCAGAGGGTGTTGCGCCCCTCGTCCGGCGTGATCGGCAGGCGCCCGTCGACGACCGTGGCTGGGTCCAGCGCCACGTCGTTCAGCTCCACCTCGTGGACGTCGACCGCCTTGAGGTCCACGAAGGTCGGCTCGGCCGCAGCGGCCCGGAAGACGATCCGGGTGTCGGACTCGAAGGTCGTCGAGCTGGTTGTCAGGTCCAGGTCCACCTCCATCGACTCCACGTCGATGAGGGACGCACGGGCCTGGGCTTCGTCACGGGTCAGCGAGGGCATGGGCCCCATCCTGCCTGTCCCGCCGCGACCCCCACCACCCGGTTGATGCTCAACGCCCGGTGCCGTGCCGCGCCATCGCCTCCAGGCGCGCCACCCGCTGGTCCATCGGCGGGTGGGTGGAGAACAGCTTGGCCACGTCGCTGCCCCGGAAGGGGTTCGCGATCATCATGTGGCTCACGCTCTCGAGCCTGGGCTCGGGACGCAGCGGGCGCGCCGAGGCGCCGGCCTCGATCTTGCGGAGCGCACTGGCCAGCGCGAGCGGGTCACCGGTCAGGTGGGCTCCGTCCTCGTCCGCGTCGAACTCGCGGGTGCGGCTGATCGCCAGCTGGATCACGGTCGCCCCCAGCGGCGCCAACAGGGCCATCGCCAGCATCGCCAGCGGGTTCGGACGGTCCTGCCCGCCGCCGAAGAAGAACATCATCTGCGCGATGGAGGTGATCACACCGGAGATCGCCGAGGCCACCGCCGAGGTGAGGATGTCGCGGTTGTAGACGTGCATGAGCTCGTGGCCAAGCACGCCGCGCAGCTCCCGCTCGTCGAGCAGCCCCAGGATGCCCGTGGTGCAGCAGACCGCCGCGTTCTGCGGGTTGCGGCCGGTGGCGAAGGCGTTCGGGGCGCTGGTGGGCGAGATGTACAGGCGCGGCATCGGCTGCCCCGCCGTGGCCGCGAGCTCGGTGACGATGCGGTGCATCTCCGGCGCCTCGTGCGGCCCCACCTCGCGGGCCCGCATCGCGCGGATCGCCAGCTTGTCGGAGTTCCAGTACGTGTACGCCGTGGAGAGCAGGCCGAAGACGGCGAAGAGCCAGATGAAGCGGCCGCCGCCGATGAGCGCCCCCATCGCCAGGAAGAGGGCCCAGATGAGCGCGAACAACAGCGTGGTCTTCAAACCGTTGTGATGCTTCCTCATGGCCGAATCCTGCCACTGCCCGCAGCCTCCTAGACTGACCGGGTGACAGATCCCTCCCGCTCCCCCTCCACCGAGACCGCGGGCTGGAAGCTCCTCGCCGTCCTGCTGGTGCCGCTGTTCATGGCCTTGGTGGCCGTCTCCGTGGTGAACGTGGCGCTGGCCCCCATCGGCGACTCCCTGGAGGCCTCCTCCTCCCAGTTGCAGTGGGTGGTCTCCGGCTACGCCCTGGCCTTCGGGGTGCTGCTGGTGCCCGCGGGCCGACTGGGCGACCTCATCGGCCGCCGGCGGCTCCTGCTGCTCGGCGTGGGCGTGTTCACCGCCGGCTCCCTCGGCGCCGCGGTGGCCCCCTCCTCGGAGTTCCTCAACGCCGCGCGCGTGGCGCAGGGCCTC encodes:
- a CDS encoding MFS transporter; its protein translation is MATLSRPALPPSGGRPAGGLQTPDQNATQAADLGQRLGGLRFNAQHRKLITGSGVGWALDAMDVGLISFVMAALAAEWGLGKTELSWVASIGFLGMAIGATFGGLLADRFGRRNVFAATLLVYGLATGASALAWSLGALLAFRFLVGLGLGAELPVASTLVSELSPTRIRGRMVVALESFWAVGWILAAAIGYFVVPDFGWRWALALGVVPALYAAVIRWGLPESPLWLASQGRSAEAERVVRRFEDAAPTHTAPADPAAPDAPPTPRAPADAGSTRRANRVTEGLWSGRFARRTVGIWAIWFLVNFSYYGAFIWLPTLLVDRGFDIVQSFGYVLIMTLAQLPGYLLAAVLIEVWGRRATLATFLAGSAASAVLFGMADSLPVLLATGAALSFFNLGAWGALYAVTPEIYPTRLRGSGAGAAAGFGRIASIIAPLLVPVLLPGIGAAGVFAVFAVAFCLAALATTLLPDRTGVALET
- a CDS encoding metal-sensitive transcriptional regulator → MHLPPEETAPVLNRLRRARGQLDAVIRMLEEEQDCRAVMTQLAAASKAVDRAGFTLVATGMRHCLVEEDRENREDATGADGGADDPNRLTLAQMEKLFLTLT
- the pepN gene encoding aminopeptidase N, with the translated sequence MPSLTRDEAQARASLIDVESMEVDLDLTTSSTTFESDTRIVFRAAAAEPTFVDLKAVDVHEVELNDVALDPATVVDGRLPITPDEGRNTLCVRATMPFSNDGQGLHRSVDPEDHREYVYGHLFLDAAPKVFACFDQPDLKAPYTVTVTAPREWVVTGNGDPVHEGDGQWRLATTKPLSTYFVTVCAGPYVQQRDTWRGPDGQVVPLVLHARASLAEELAAQAPQMFEVTRQCMSYFHELFGIDYPFGEYHQIFVPEFNAGAMENPGCVTFRDQFVFQGAITRQGLLSRTNTIAHEMAHMWFGDLVTPVWWDDLWLNESFAEYMAHRACVAATEFTEAWVDFGVGRKPWGYAAERSPSTHPVAGAPAHDGDTALQNFDGISYAKGASALRQLIEWMGDEHFISGVRDHLTTHAYGNATLADFLGSMESASGRDVQGWAAAWLETAGLDRISVELTTRQDADGVPVIETATVVRDQPQDAAGAPANRPHALTIAGWTDGDRAWEVELELDADRVEVPELAGRPVPRLVVPNAADTTWATAVLDAESLAALPAQLPQVDEPVTRAMLWAALFDAVAEGETDPRELVATFTRAFPAESDASILATAGASTARFVRTMVPAAEREGLLEALAAAGRERTATAEPGTTTAWLGARVVASCSSDAEELRRWARGQDLPEGLEADDDFRWQAVKRLAQLGALDGELELMAQHDTSLSGQLSALMARAAQPDAESKAWAWAELAGRESGRSNYERNNLAQGFWSSGEPEVLAGYVERYLTEVPALSGVVGEDALARVAQLAFPLPVPTQATADAVDAVLAGGTVSPAVRRSMVDQRAVLTEVLRSQERHGA
- a CDS encoding YajQ family cyclic di-GMP-binding protein, which gives rise to MASESSFDVVSKVDRQEVDNAVNQAAKEIGTRYDFRNVGASVELNGDNLMLKANTAERVLAVLDVLQTKLVKRGVSLKSVDFGEDSEPKPSGKEYRLEGVLKEGLSQENAKKVTKLIRDEFGKTVKTVIQGDEVRVSSKSRDDLQAVQRALKAAADIDAALSFTNYR
- the rocD gene encoding ornithine--oxo-acid transaminase — encoded protein: MTQTVTPVDLPDDQNSNDPQWYIGLEDEHAAHNYGPLPVVLAEGHNAQVTDVAGKTYIDALAGYSALNFGHGNERLVEAARAQLGTMTLTSRAFHSDRLGPFVRDLAALIGKDMVLPMNTGAEAVETALKIARKWGADVKGVENGKQHIIVMDGNFHGRTSTIISFSTDEEARGGFGPYAPGFEIVEYGNAQAIRDAITPDTVAVMLEPIQGEGGVVIPPEGYLAEVREITRENNVLMIADEIQSGLGRTGTTLACQYEGVEADVYTLGKALGGGIVPVSAVVANADIMNVITKGTHGSTFGGNPLAAAVGHEVVKMLATGEHQKAAQERGKQLAEGLESLMGKGLVAVRTRGLWAGLDIDPELMTGREACEKLMEAGVLAKDTHGSTIRLAPPLTSSEEDIDAIIGAVRTALGA